AAGCGAAACTTTAGCTTTGAGATCATTGCCGAGCGGCTGCGCGAGTTGGCGTTCCTTAACAAAGACCTGAAGCTCACACTCACTGATGAGCGAACCGGCCGCAAGGAGGTTTTTCGCTACAAGGGCGGTTTAGTGGCCTTTGTCGAGTATCTTGACCAATCGCGAGATCCCATCCATCCGCGCCCGATCTACATCTTCGACCAAAAGAACGGTGTCCCTATTGAGGCCGCTATCCAGTACAACACCTCCTACATGGAAAACATCTACACGTACGTCAACAACATCCACACCACCGAGGGGGGGACGCATCTTGTGGGATTCAAGACGGCCTTGACGCGCACCCTAAACAACTATGCAAGCCGACATAACCTGCTCAAGAATCTCGAAAACAGCCTGAGTGGCGAAGATGTGCGCGAAGGCTTGACTGCCGTCCTGAGCATCAAGGTTCTGGAGCCCCAGTTTGAGGGACAGACCAAAACGCGGCTCGGGAACAGCGAAGTGCGGGGGCTGGTGGAATCTGCAGTGGGTGAGGCCCTCAACGAATACCTGGAGGCCAACCCCAGCGTAGCGCGCAAGATAATCGAAAAGTGCGTCAGTGCTGCGCGCTCGCGCGAGGCAGCGCGCAAGGCCAAGGAGCTGACCAGGCGCAAGACTGCCTTGGAGGGCGGAACTCTCCCTGGAAAATTGGCCGACTGCGCCAGCCGTGATCCTGCCGAGTGCGAGCTTTTCATTGTAGAAGGCGATTCGGCGGGGGGCTCGGCGAAGCAGGGACGCGATCGGCGGTTCCAGGCCATTCTGCCGCTCAAGGGGAAGATCCTGAACGTCGAAAAGGCCCGCATTGACAAGATCCTCGCCAATGAGGAGATCAAGACCATCGTCTCTGCTATTGGTGCGGGTATTGGCAACGACGAGGTTGACCCCAGCAAGAGCCGCTACGGCAAAATCATCATCATGACCGACGCTGACGTGGACGGGGCGCACATCCGCACCCTTCTCTTGACCTTCTTTTTCCGCTATCTCCGTCCGCTGATCGAACAGGGCATGCTGTACATCGCCCAACCGCCCCTTTACCGGGTCGCCAAGGGGAAGGAAGAGCGCTATGTGTACGACGAAGAGGACCTGGACAAGGTCCTGGAGAGTCTTGGGCGAGATGGAGCTGAAGTGCAGCGCTACAAGGGCCTTGGTGAGATGAGCCCGCAGCAGTTGTGGAGCACCACCATGGACCCTGGTACGCGCACCATGCTGCAGGTGACCATCGAGGAGGCCTATGACGCCGACCGCATCTTTTCGGTGCTCATGGGAGACAAGGTGGAGCCGCGACGCAAATTCATCGAAGAGAACGCGCGCTACGTCCGCAATCTTGACGTGTAGTGGGTTGTGGGGAGAGTGAGGCGGAAGAGAGCATGGCCATAGGCGAGCAAGAAAAGATTATCCCCATTTTCATCGAAGAGGAGATGAAGGACGCGTACATCGACTACTCAATGTCGGTGATCGTGTCCAGGGCATTACCGGACGTGCGCGACGGTCTAAAGCCGGTGCACCGACGCGTACTGTTCGGTATGCGGGAGCTCAACCTCGGTCCAA
The sequence above is a segment of the Calditrichota bacterium genome. Coding sequences within it:
- the gyrB gene encoding DNA topoisomerase (ATP-hydrolyzing) subunit B, with product MRQSAGLSSKISAFNKGPEVGDTVVESEVTNGERYDASQIQVLRGLEAVRRRPAMYIGDVSVRGLHHLVYEVVDNSVDEAVAGFCTQIDVTLNKDGSVTVEDDGRGIPVDLHPTQGKSALEVVMTMLHAGGKFDRKIYKVSGGLHGVGVSVVNALSEWCEVEVRRDGRVYVQRYERGEAVTPVRVKGRRKGTGTKTTFMPDREIFRKRNFSFEIIAERLRELAFLNKDLKLTLTDERTGRKEVFRYKGGLVAFVEYLDQSRDPIHPRPIYIFDQKNGVPIEAAIQYNTSYMENIYTYVNNIHTTEGGTHLVGFKTALTRTLNNYASRHNLLKNLENSLSGEDVREGLTAVLSIKVLEPQFEGQTKTRLGNSEVRGLVESAVGEALNEYLEANPSVARKIIEKCVSAARSREAARKAKELTRRKTALEGGTLPGKLADCASRDPAECELFIVEGDSAGGSAKQGRDRRFQAILPLKGKILNVEKARIDKILANEEIKTIVSAIGAGIGNDEVDPSKSRYGKIIIMTDADVDGAHIRTLLLTFFFRYLRPLIEQGMLYIAQPPLYRVAKGKEERYVYDEEDLDKVLESLGRDGAEVQRYKGLGEMSPQQLWSTTMDPGTRTMLQVTIEEAYDADRIFSVLMGDKVEPRRKFIEENARYVRNLDV